One window of Thalassovita mediterranea genomic DNA carries:
- the hflX gene encoding GTPase HflX: protein MPADRPDRERLSETSGLVEALGCNLAFLRPENVRKPSASHLLSGGILERLREDIAASACTLCVIDAALTPVQQRNLERALSCKVIDRTGLILEIFGLRARTKEGKLQVELARLSYERSRLVRTWTHLERQRGGQGFLSGPGETQLEADRRMLDRQLASLKSDLEEVRRTRGLQRSGRRDAGFPVIALVGYTNAGKSTLFNRMTGANVFARDMPFATLDPTIRRLELPGLGDAALVDTVGFITDLPTHLIDSFRATLEETLEADLLIHVRDRSEDSDEARKQDVLSVLRRLEEESGRPLPPIIEAWNKIDLLPEDIQETLRMSARAGLQETPAVITSALTGEGIDDLLALVQHSIQDELKPFAVQLSPSQGAARAWLFEYGAVSEETVQPDGRTDLLVGLSEKHEGRFRSQFPDVELSAQTTS, encoded by the coding sequence ATGCCTGCTGACAGGCCCGACCGCGAACGGCTGTCGGAAACCTCCGGCCTTGTCGAAGCCCTTGGTTGTAACCTCGCCTTCCTACGTCCGGAGAATGTGCGCAAGCCGAGCGCATCCCACCTTCTCTCTGGCGGTATCCTGGAGCGTTTGCGCGAGGATATTGCAGCGTCCGCCTGCACACTCTGCGTCATCGACGCTGCACTGACGCCGGTCCAGCAGCGCAATCTTGAGCGCGCACTAAGCTGCAAGGTCATCGACCGAACCGGCCTCATTCTCGAAATCTTCGGCCTTCGTGCGCGCACGAAGGAAGGCAAGCTGCAGGTCGAGCTGGCGCGCCTTTCCTATGAGCGCTCACGCCTCGTTCGCACCTGGACGCACCTTGAACGCCAGCGGGGCGGTCAGGGCTTTCTGAGCGGTCCCGGCGAAACCCAGCTGGAAGCTGACCGCCGCATGCTGGACCGCCAGCTTGCATCCTTGAAGTCAGATCTCGAGGAAGTACGCCGCACGCGCGGCTTGCAACGTTCTGGCAGGCGCGACGCCGGCTTTCCTGTGATTGCGCTTGTTGGCTACACAAATGCTGGCAAGTCGACCCTGTTCAACCGGATGACCGGTGCCAATGTGTTCGCGCGGGATATGCCGTTCGCGACGCTGGACCCCACCATTCGGCGCCTCGAGCTGCCGGGCCTTGGCGATGCAGCGCTCGTCGATACGGTGGGCTTCATCACAGACCTTCCCACACACCTGATCGACAGTTTCCGCGCGACGCTCGAAGAGACCTTGGAAGCCGACCTGCTCATTCATGTCCGCGACCGGTCTGAAGACTCAGACGAGGCCCGCAAGCAGGATGTCCTTTCGGTTCTTCGCCGGTTGGAAGAAGAAAGCGGACGGCCGCTACCACCAATCATCGAGGCATGGAACAAGATCGACCTGCTGCCTGAAGACATTCAGGAAACGCTGCGCATGTCGGCGCGGGCAGGCCTGCAGGAAACCCCGGCCGTCATTACATCGGCGCTAACAGGTGAGGGCATCGATGATCTGCTGGCGCTCGTTCAGCATTCCATCCAGGATGAACTCAAGCCATTTGCCGTGCAACTAAGCCCAAGTCAGGGCGCCGCGCGGGCCTGGCTGTTCGAGTATGGCGCCGTCAGTGAAGAGACGGTGCAGCCGGATGGCCGCACCGATCTTCTTGTGGGGCTGAGCGAGAAACACGAAGGCCGTTTCCGGTCACAGTTTCCTGACGTCGAGCTCTCTGCTCAGACCACTTCCTGA
- a CDS encoding alpha/beta hydrolase → MAELIIPGPAGRIEARYTEPAQEGAPIALVLHPHPRAGGTMQDPITIRLYQMFEKRGFGVLRFNTRGVGRSQGVYDQGVGELEDAAYVLDYMENLTENPRFVWCAGYSFGAWITLQLLMRRPEIDGFLAIAPPCNHYDLSFLAPCPASGLIISGENDKISGPKDVERSLTKVRVQKGEVIERDTIAGANHFFVDKHEELIAKCEAYVDRRLVEDEQKMRLEADTSKKRGAAAIANQSDDVEDDEDEGDDD, encoded by the coding sequence ATGGCAGAACTCATTATTCCTGGTCCGGCAGGCCGTATCGAGGCCCGCTACACCGAACCGGCACAGGAAGGCGCGCCGATCGCTCTCGTTCTACACCCGCACCCGCGTGCTGGTGGCACCATGCAGGATCCGATCACAATCCGTCTCTACCAGATGTTCGAGAAGCGTGGCTTTGGCGTTCTGCGCTTTAACACTCGCGGCGTTGGCCGCTCGCAGGGTGTTTATGACCAGGGCGTCGGTGAGCTCGAAGATGCCGCCTATGTCCTTGATTATATGGAGAACCTGACCGAGAATCCGCGCTTTGTCTGGTGCGCAGGCTACTCTTTCGGTGCTTGGATCACGCTGCAGCTGCTGATGCGCCGTCCTGAAATCGACGGCTTCCTCGCCATCGCGCCGCCATGCAATCATTACGACCTTTCCTTCCTCGCGCCCTGCCCGGCTTCGGGGCTCATTATCTCAGGTGAGAATGACAAGATCTCCGGACCAAAAGACGTTGAGCGTTCACTGACGAAGGTTCGCGTTCAGAAAGGTGAAGTCATCGAGCGCGACACGATCGCCGGTGCCAATCACTTCTTTGTCGACAAGCATGAAGAGCTGATCGCGAAATGCGAAGCCTATGTCGACCGCCGGCTGGTCGAAGACGAGCAGAAGATGCGTCTTGAGGCGGATACGTCCAAGAAGCGCGGGGCTGCCGCGATTGCCAACCAGTCCGACGACGTCGAAGACGACGAGGACGAAGGCGACGACGACTAA
- the sufB gene encoding Fe-S cluster assembly protein SufB, whose product MPDDVRVKDSIDKGTVAAAKALESENYSAGFKTDIETEYAPKGLNEDVIRFISEKKGEPSWMLDWRLQAYERWQTMEEPDWAKVHYEKVDYQDIYYYAAPKQGAKYESIDDVPKEILETYEKLGIPLREAEVLLGVEGAANTAAEARTDDQKPRVAVDAVFDSVSVATTFRKELEKAGVIFMSISEALREHPELVRKYLGSVVPQSDNFFATLNSAVFSDGTFVYVPEGVRCPMELSTYFRMNAENTGQFERTLIVADKGSYVSYLEGCTAPMRDENQLHAAVVELVALEDAEIKYSTVQNWWPGDENGKGGIFNFVTKRGDCRGARSKISWTQVETGSAVTWKYPSCILRGDDSQGEFYSIAVTNGRQMADTGTKMIHLGKNTRSRIISKGISAGRSDNTYRGLVSIHKKAEKARNFTQCDSLLIGGDCGAHTVPYVENRRADAQLEHEATTTKLSEDQLFYARQRGLGEEEAVALLVNGFVREVMQHLPMEFAVEAQSLLKVSLEGSVG is encoded by the coding sequence ATGCCTGATGACGTAAGGGTTAAGGACAGTATCGACAAAGGCACCGTCGCAGCGGCGAAGGCGCTTGAGTCCGAGAACTACTCTGCTGGCTTCAAGACAGACATTGAGACCGAGTATGCGCCGAAAGGCCTGAACGAGGACGTCATCCGCTTCATCTCCGAGAAGAAGGGCGAGCCGTCCTGGATGCTCGACTGGCGCCTGCAGGCCTATGAGCGCTGGCAGACAATGGAAGAGCCTGACTGGGCAAAAGTCCACTACGAGAAGGTCGATTATCAGGACATCTACTATTACGCGGCCCCGAAGCAGGGCGCGAAGTATGAGTCCATCGACGACGTCCCGAAAGAAATCCTCGAAACCTACGAGAAGCTTGGCATTCCGCTTCGCGAGGCAGAAGTTCTTCTGGGTGTCGAAGGCGCGGCGAATACGGCAGCTGAAGCGCGCACTGACGATCAGAAGCCCCGCGTCGCGGTTGATGCGGTCTTCGACAGCGTGTCGGTGGCGACGACCTTCCGCAAAGAGCTCGAGAAGGCCGGCGTGATCTTCATGTCGATTTCAGAAGCGCTGCGCGAACACCCGGAACTCGTCCGGAAATATCTCGGCTCTGTGGTGCCACAGTCGGACAATTTCTTCGCGACGCTCAACAGCGCGGTCTTCTCGGATGGTACCTTCGTCTACGTGCCTGAAGGCGTCCGCTGCCCGATGGAGCTCAGCACATATTTCCGCATGAACGCTGAGAATACAGGTCAGTTCGAGCGCACCCTGATCGTGGCCGACAAAGGATCTTACGTTTCCTATCTGGAAGGCTGCACGGCGCCAATGCGCGACGAGAACCAGCTTCACGCGGCCGTTGTTGAGCTCGTTGCGCTCGAAGATGCCGAAATCAAATACTCGACCGTCCAGAATTGGTGGCCGGGTGATGAGAACGGCAAGGGCGGTATCTTCAATTTCGTGACAAAACGCGGTGACTGCCGCGGCGCACGCTCAAAGATCAGCTGGACGCAAGTCGAGACAGGTTCGGCTGTTACCTGGAAGTACCCGTCCTGCATTCTGCGCGGTGATGACAGCCAGGGCGAGTTCTATTCAATCGCGGTGACCAATGGCCGCCAGATGGCCGACACTGGCACGAAGATGATCCATCTCGGCAAGAATACCCGCTCTCGCATTATCTCTAAGGGTATCTCAGCTGGCCGGTCGGACAACACGTATCGCGGGCTTGTCTCGATCCACAAGAAGGCCGAGAAGGCGCGTAACTTCACGCAGTGTGATTCGCTTCTTATCGGCGGTGACTGCGGCGCGCACACGGTGCCGTATGTCGAGAATCGCCGTGCCGACGCGCAGCTTGAGCACGAGGCAACGACAACGAAGCTCTCCGAAGACCAGCTCTTCTATGCCCGCCAACGCGGCCTGGGCGAAGAAGAGGCTGTCGCGCTTCTCGTGAACGGGTTCGTGCGCGAAGTGATGCAGCACCTGCCCATGGAATTTGCTGTCGAAGCCCAAAGCCTTCTCAAGGTCAGCCTTGAAGGGTCTGTAGGCTAG
- the sufC gene encoding Fe-S cluster assembly ATPase SufC, producing MLKLDNLTADVGEGDGRKTILNGLSLEVPAGEVHAIMGPNGAGKSTLSYVLTGREGYEATSGIATLNGEDLLEMEPDERAAAGIFLSFQYPVEIPGVPVMTFVRAAINAQRKTRGEEEISAPDFIKKAREIGQKLNIDAEMLKRPVNVGFSGGEKKRLEIFQMMMMEPSFAILDETDSGLDIDALKTVADGVNALRSEDRGMLVITHYQRLLDHIQPDRVHVLAKGRIVKSGGPELALQLEKEGYDGILGEVA from the coding sequence ATGTTGAAGCTTGATAATCTGACCGCCGATGTTGGCGAAGGTGATGGCCGCAAGACCATCCTCAATGGCCTGTCGCTGGAAGTCCCTGCAGGCGAAGTCCATGCGATCATGGGGCCCAATGGCGCTGGCAAGTCGACGCTGTCCTATGTGCTGACAGGCCGCGAAGGCTATGAGGCCACAAGCGGCATCGCGACCCTCAATGGCGAAGACCTTCTCGAGATGGAGCCGGATGAGCGCGCAGCTGCCGGCATCTTCCTGTCTTTCCAGTACCCGGTCGAAATCCCCGGCGTGCCTGTCATGACCTTCGTGCGCGCGGCGATCAACGCCCAGCGCAAGACGCGCGGCGAAGAAGAAATTTCTGCACCCGACTTCATCAAGAAGGCACGCGAGATCGGCCAGAAGCTGAACATCGACGCGGAGATGCTGAAACGCCCGGTCAATGTCGGCTTTTCCGGCGGCGAGAAGAAGCGGCTCGAAATCTTCCAGATGATGATGATGGAGCCCAGCTTCGCCATTCTCGACGAGACAGACTCTGGTCTCGATATCGATGCGCTGAAGACGGTAGCTGACGGCGTGAACGCACTACGCAGCGAAGATCGCGGCATGCTTGTCATCACGCACTATCAGCGTCTCCTCGACCATATTCAGCCGGACCGAGTTCACGTGCTCGCGAAGGGCCGGATCGTGAAATCCGGCGGACCGGAGCTTGCCCTGCAGCTCGAAAAAGAAGGCTATGACGGGATCCTCGGGGAGGTCGCTTGA
- the sufD gene encoding Fe-S cluster assembly protein SufD codes for MTTTALKNPSEAERQLAELFARHTPEAAQKAAFEAFARTGLPHRRMEQWKWTDVRQAVSALAPVKAEADTSIELPPNAVKLSFDGSAWSIPDELPAGIKIFPKSGGHDFAQANALPVGALAASMTGYSGKDMLMIEVSAKVDRPLVLSYHGGDDAAFSRVVFVVREDCHVDIFEHYSGGAGFSSFLTEFGLAEGASVNRTLLQEASQQEVTAITTTAHLDTKAAFTQSALSFGGKLCRIETQLEHKGEGAEATLNGAYLAASGYHTDFTTHVTHGAESCVTSQLTKGAVADGGRGVFQGKFLVPRTVGQFTDAEMQHQALLLENGAEIFAKPELEIYADDVECEHGNTSGQLDEDALFYMQQRGIPKPEARALLTEAFIAEALEEAHEDVRAQLVEATRRFLRNQRGG; via the coding sequence TTGACTACGACCGCCCTCAAGAACCCGAGCGAAGCCGAGCGCCAACTCGCAGAACTCTTTGCGCGCCATACGCCAGAAGCTGCGCAGAAGGCGGCGTTCGAGGCATTCGCGCGAACTGGCCTGCCGCACCGGCGCATGGAGCAATGGAAGTGGACGGATGTCCGTCAGGCGGTCTCTGCGCTGGCACCGGTGAAGGCTGAAGCCGACACGTCGATTGAACTTCCGCCCAATGCGGTGAAGCTGAGCTTCGACGGCTCAGCCTGGTCTATTCCTGATGAGCTGCCTGCGGGGATCAAGATCTTCCCAAAATCAGGCGGCCACGACTTCGCGCAAGCGAATGCGTTGCCAGTTGGGGCGCTTGCCGCCTCGATGACCGGTTATTCCGGTAAAGACATGCTGATGATTGAGGTCTCAGCCAAAGTCGATCGCCCGCTGGTTCTTTCCTATCATGGCGGCGATGACGCAGCTTTCTCGCGCGTCGTCTTCGTCGTTCGTGAAGACTGCCATGTCGACATATTCGAACACTATAGCGGCGGGGCAGGATTCTCGTCCTTTCTGACCGAGTTTGGTCTTGCCGAAGGCGCGAGCGTCAACCGGACGCTTCTGCAGGAAGCCAGCCAGCAAGAGGTGACCGCGATCACCACCACGGCGCATCTCGATACCAAGGCCGCATTCACCCAGAGCGCGCTATCCTTCGGCGGCAAGCTTTGCCGCATCGAGACGCAGCTGGAGCATAAAGGGGAGGGCGCTGAGGCCACCCTCAACGGCGCTTATCTTGCTGCTTCTGGCTACCACACCGATTTTACGACCCATGTGACGCATGGCGCTGAGTCCTGCGTGACGTCCCAGCTGACCAAAGGCGCTGTTGCAGATGGCGGCCGCGGTGTTTTCCAGGGCAAGTTTCTGGTGCCGCGCACGGTCGGCCAGTTCACGGATGCAGAGATGCAGCATCAGGCGCTTCTCCTTGAGAATGGCGCAGAGATTTTTGCCAAGCCTGAGCTTGAAATCTATGCCGACGACGTTGAGTGCGAACACGGGAACACATCCGGCCAGCTCGACGAAGATGCCCTTTTCTACATGCAGCAGCGCGGCATTCCAAAGCCGGAGGCGCGCGCGCTTCTCACTGAGGCCTTCATCGCAGAAGCGCTGGAAGAAGCGCATGAAGACGTTCGCGCCCAGCTCGTAGAGGCTACCCGCCGCTTTCTTCGGAACCAGCGGGGCGGCTGA
- the hfq gene encoding RNA chaperone Hfq, translating into MSSDKKQNLQDTFLNAVRKSRTPLTIFLVNGVKLQGVVTWFDNFCVLLRGDGRPPQLVYKHAISTIAPGAPVQLFDEETSADKD; encoded by the coding sequence ATGTCGTCGGATAAAAAACAAAACCTGCAGGACACGTTCCTCAATGCTGTCAGGAAATCACGCACGCCTCTCACAATCTTCCTTGTGAACGGCGTAAAGCTGCAAGGCGTGGTGACCTGGTTCGATAATTTCTGTGTCCTCCTGCGCGGGGACGGACGTCCGCCTCAACTCGTCTACAAGCATGCCATCTCGACCATTGCGCCCGGTGCGCCAGTGCAGCTGTTCGATGAGGAAACCAGCGCGGACAAGGATTGA
- a CDS encoding anhydro-N-acetylmuramic acid kinase, with amino-acid sequence MSGTSIDAVDAALILTDGERVLDFGPVAERKYTPEERAVLKAAVDAARKWAWTGPQPEAAFREAKAVLTKTHSDAWQQLINGWNGPVPAIAGVHGQTVLHKPPVTGARGNTLQILDADSLRSELGVPLAFDFRSADVEAGGQGAPLAPAFHAALLQNLGDTRSNAVLNLGGVANVTYRSADGNLVAFDTGPANGPIDEWMEQHGAGTHDEDGKTAAAGRVDTMSIDLWMDKPWFDLPGPKSLDRFDFDATLARGMSLEDGAATLTAFSAETVAHAVRNFAERPEHIIVCGGGRRNPQLMRELRQRVPCGVKSAEDVGWLGDSIEAQAFAFLAVRTLRGLAISWPGTTSAPAPMTGGRLID; translated from the coding sequence ATGTCCGGCACCTCGATTGATGCGGTCGACGCGGCTCTGATCCTGACAGATGGCGAACGTGTTCTGGACTTTGGCCCGGTTGCTGAACGCAAATACACGCCTGAGGAGCGCGCTGTCCTGAAGGCGGCCGTTGATGCCGCCCGCAAATGGGCCTGGACCGGTCCGCAGCCAGAAGCCGCCTTCCGCGAAGCTAAGGCCGTCCTGACGAAAACTCACTCCGATGCGTGGCAGCAGCTGATCAACGGCTGGAATGGACCAGTCCCAGCCATCGCGGGCGTGCACGGGCAAACGGTGCTGCACAAGCCACCTGTCACTGGCGCGCGCGGGAACACGCTCCAGATACTCGATGCAGACAGCCTGCGCTCTGAGCTCGGCGTGCCGCTGGCTTTCGATTTTCGCAGCGCGGACGTTGAGGCAGGCGGGCAGGGCGCGCCACTCGCACCAGCCTTTCACGCTGCTTTGCTGCAGAACCTTGGCGATACGAGGTCAAACGCGGTCCTGAACCTTGGGGGCGTCGCGAACGTCACCTACCGGTCCGCTGACGGAAACCTCGTCGCTTTCGACACCGGGCCTGCCAATGGTCCTATCGATGAGTGGATGGAGCAGCACGGCGCGGGCACCCATGATGAGGATGGCAAGACGGCCGCCGCGGGCCGCGTCGATACCATGTCTATCGACCTCTGGATGGACAAACCATGGTTCGACCTCCCCGGACCGAAAAGCCTTGACCGCTTCGACTTCGATGCAACGCTTGCGCGCGGGATGAGCCTTGAAGACGGTGCAGCAACGCTGACGGCATTCTCCGCAGAAACAGTCGCGCACGCGGTCCGCAATTTTGCAGAACGCCCCGAACACATCATCGTATGTGGTGGAGGGCGGCGTAACCCTCAGCTGATGCGAGAGCTGAGGCAACGGGTGCCATGCGGTGTGAAAAGCGCCGAAGATGTCGGCTGGCTCGGCGACTCCATCGAGGCGCAGGCTTTTGCATTTCTGGCAGTGCGCACACTGCGGGGCCTGGCAATCAGCTGGCCCGGAACGACAAGTGCGCCCGCACCGATGACGGGCGGGCGCCTTATCGATTAG
- the tyrS gene encoding tyrosine--tRNA ligase — protein sequence MSQYRSDFLSTLEARGFIKQVTHPAELDAYCANGVPVAYIGFDATADSLHVGSLLQIMMLRHLQKAGGKPIVLMGGGTTKVGDPTDKEKSRPLLTNEQIEENIAGIKKAFEPFLTFGDGPTDAVMVNNDDWLSKLGYIDLLREVGVHFTINTMTKQDTVARRLANEQPYTFLEFNYLIMQSYDFLELFRQHGCRLQIGGSDQWGNIVGGVDLVHKADGGDAYGLTAHLITTASGGKMGKTADGAVWLNADRKSPYEYWQFWRNTEDADVGRFLRLFTDLSLEEIAKLESLEGAEINQAKIALANATTTLLHGADAAQDAERAASAVFGAGSRDDALPTTDIARSELEGGILIAAAFALAGLSKSNGEARRLIKQGAVRVNDELVSDENATLTLADLGDGDAVKLSAGKKRHALLKAV from the coding sequence ATGAGCCAATACAGGTCAGACTTCCTGAGCACGCTTGAAGCCCGCGGCTTTATCAAGCAGGTCACTCATCCAGCGGAGCTGGATGCGTATTGCGCCAATGGTGTGCCGGTCGCCTATATCGGTTTCGACGCGACAGCAGACAGCCTGCATGTCGGCTCACTTCTGCAGATCATGATGCTGCGCCATCTCCAGAAGGCTGGCGGCAAGCCGATCGTCCTGATGGGCGGCGGAACGACAAAGGTTGGCGATCCGACTGACAAGGAAAAGTCCCGCCCGCTGCTGACTAATGAGCAGATCGAAGAGAACATCGCAGGCATCAAGAAGGCATTCGAGCCCTTCCTGACCTTTGGTGACGGCCCGACTGATGCTGTCATGGTCAATAATGACGATTGGCTGAGCAAGCTTGGCTATATCGACCTGCTGCGCGAAGTGGGCGTCCATTTCACCATCAATACGATGACGAAGCAGGACACAGTGGCCCGCAGGCTGGCCAATGAGCAGCCCTACACCTTCCTCGAGTTCAACTATCTCATCATGCAGTCCTACGACTTCCTGGAGCTGTTCCGGCAGCATGGCTGCCGTCTTCAGATCGGCGGCTCGGATCAGTGGGGCAATATCGTTGGCGGCGTGGACCTCGTTCACAAGGCCGATGGCGGCGACGCCTATGGTCTGACGGCGCACCTCATCACGACGGCATCCGGCGGGAAGATGGGCAAGACGGCTGACGGGGCCGTATGGCTCAATGCGGATCGCAAATCGCCTTACGAATACTGGCAGTTCTGGCGCAATACGGAAGACGCCGATGTCGGCCGCTTCCTGCGTCTCTTCACCGATCTGTCGCTCGAGGAGATTGCGAAGCTGGAAAGCCTCGAAGGGGCCGAGATCAACCAGGCCAAGATCGCGCTCGCGAATGCGACGACGACGCTTCTGCACGGCGCGGACGCTGCGCAGGACGCTGAACGGGCAGCATCTGCGGTGTTCGGCGCTGGCAGCCGGGACGACGCCCTGCCGACCACCGACATTGCGCGCAGTGAGCTGGAAGGCGGCATTTTGATCGCAGCGGCTTTCGCATTGGCGGGTCTGTCGAAATCAAACGGCGAAGCGCGCCGTCTCATCAAACAGGGCGCTGTCCGTGTGAATGATGAGTTGGTCAGCGATGAGAATGCAACGCTCACGCTTGCAGATCTCGGCGATGGGGACGCGGTGAAGCTGTCTGCTGGCAAGAAGCGTCACGCGCTCCTGAAGGCGGTTTGA
- a CDS encoding cysteine desulfurase, with protein MCSTMVYADYNATAPLRPEARDAMIAALEVGANPSSVHGPGRKARKILETARRQVASAISAIPQDLIFTSGGTEAIALAINGVVRQLEGKCTLLVSAIEHEAAAKNAGYSGAAVQSVYVTRTGEADLEDLSSRLANWDTDQHGTPVLVLMLANNETGVVQPVAQAAALVREAGGLTICDGVQGLGKMPVNVSLLGVDYLALSAHKAGGPQGAGALWLRSGAPLKAGLYGGGQERSLRSGTENLAGIAGFGAAAEASVADIANFTKLAQHRDRMEARLKAEGGVTVFGEDAPRLPNTSNFAYGGFRAETQVMAMDLAGIAVSSGSACSSGKVKRSLVLAAMGADDALAESAIRTSFGWRSKPEDFDRTADVWLKALHQRKTKETA; from the coding sequence ATGTGCAGCACCATGGTCTACGCAGATTACAACGCAACGGCACCGCTCCGTCCCGAAGCGCGAGACGCGATGATCGCCGCGCTCGAAGTCGGGGCAAATCCGTCCAGCGTTCACGGCCCCGGTCGCAAGGCACGTAAAATACTCGAGACAGCCCGGCGGCAGGTCGCTTCAGCCATATCCGCCATCCCGCAGGACCTGATTTTCACATCAGGCGGCACGGAGGCCATCGCGCTCGCCATCAATGGTGTCGTGCGACAGCTTGAGGGCAAGTGCACGCTGCTCGTCTCAGCTATCGAGCATGAAGCGGCTGCTAAGAATGCAGGCTATTCAGGCGCGGCTGTCCAGTCCGTCTATGTTACCCGCACCGGAGAAGCAGATCTTGAGGACCTGTCCTCTCGGCTCGCAAACTGGGACACGGACCAACACGGGACGCCCGTGCTCGTCCTGATGCTCGCGAACAATGAGACCGGCGTGGTCCAGCCCGTTGCCCAAGCTGCCGCACTGGTGCGTGAAGCTGGCGGCTTGACGATCTGTGACGGCGTTCAAGGGCTCGGCAAGATGCCGGTGAACGTCTCGCTGCTGGGTGTCGATTATCTCGCCCTGTCCGCGCACAAGGCAGGCGGGCCACAGGGGGCAGGCGCTCTCTGGCTGAGAAGCGGCGCGCCGCTGAAGGCTGGCTTGTATGGCGGCGGCCAGGAGCGATCCCTGCGCTCAGGAACTGAGAACCTTGCCGGCATCGCAGGCTTTGGCGCTGCAGCGGAAGCGAGCGTCGCGGACATTGCCAATTTCACGAAGCTTGCGCAGCACCGCGACCGAATGGAAGCGCGCCTGAAAGCTGAGGGCGGCGTGACCGTGTTCGGCGAGGACGCACCGCGACTTCCGAACACATCGAACTTTGCCTATGGCGGTTTCCGGGCTGAAACGCAGGTCATGGCAATGGACCTCGCGGGCATTGCGGTCTCATCCGGCTCTGCCTGCTCGAGCGGCAAGGTGAAAAGATCACTTGTCCTTGCGGCCATGGGCGCAGATGACGCTCTTGCAGAAAGCGCAATCCGCACCAGCTTTGGGTGGAGGAGCAAGCCTGAAGACTTTGACCGCACAGCGGACGTCTGGCTGAAGGCTCTGCACCAGAGAAAGACGAAGGAGACGGCTTGA
- a CDS encoding nuclear transport factor 2 family protein gives MALTETTFANWLQPCGQAWSALDSIRIVELFSEDVSFYWSPFDAPSEGRTALLAAMQERLSRQKDPVLDFHIIAISDDAGWAHWTASFTRDGTDDPVRMDGVLKATIRGTECCEYRQWQHVLEPGQGDLMRDFDA, from the coding sequence ATGGCGTTGACTGAAACGACATTTGCGAACTGGCTCCAACCGTGTGGACAGGCATGGTCAGCGCTCGACAGCATCCGTATCGTCGAACTCTTCTCAGAGGACGTCAGTTTCTACTGGTCGCCATTTGACGCGCCGAGCGAAGGGCGCACAGCGCTGCTGGCGGCGATGCAGGAAAGATTGAGCCGGCAAAAGGACCCGGTCCTTGATTTCCACATCATCGCAATCAGCGACGACGCAGGCTGGGCCCACTGGACGGCCTCATTCACGCGTGATGGCACAGATGATCCAGTTCGCATGGACGGCGTTCTGAAAGCCACGATTCGCGGCACTGAATGCTGCGAATACCGCCAGTGGCAGCATGTGCTTGAGCCGGGCCAGGGCGACCTCATGCGAGACTTCGACGCCTGA